The following coding sequences are from one Treponema parvum window:
- a CDS encoding LPS-assembly protein LptD, with protein MKKLPFGIRFLYLCLFIILGKAVFADENAFSDAKDNARTHEPEAAESLKKKDDVTVITIKRADRTGNKKNEIDGTDIIALEGGVVVSVEKDGTVTTISADTINYNRAKDMLYAEGAVKLLQTGKDADNETVTANSLLFNTATLEGIFDEGRIVQAETDSLNIPSGSTLIVASDIFGRDDSGTVTFKNGALTFCDEDPPHWKIKASRIWLLPGGEFAFFNALLYVGQVPVFYLPAFWYPKDELVFNPVFGFRQREGYFFQTTTYILGRKPLSAYDVSDQYSDDDDESDESYYSFVKPSKLKEQERQGLMLHNLDGDFKGDTVNYVKIMADWYASLGYMIGIDGTVKPKNEYVSNLKFNAELGFSNTVFQKNGVYSPYEPSSEKIYSDSSNFLGIELPYRYKADLKLNVDKPLSIKLSMPLYSDPYFTSDFDDRMETMDWIDYLISNPSLASQKDDKKKAEMTSFSWNLSGTYNIPVPKSIKPYVSSISVSDFSSSVLFSSLNNSVVASSSNPAQWKVYTPERKFFYPSQINPFKISGKIAGTLLSFGSSASNASGGRSSSKNNEVSDKDLPLIAPEELADPALQNGVRQNSEDSETSSAESFKEDAAQPQLPPTTQPDLALPESALPKIAFSPPAVKNTELISYSLSYLISPSYVSEFSYSSTGIAGPSDFDWSRTKSTMVLFKSPINLTSNFGYKGNFLGLTDTFLFEPVYQSHPYISTDTSYGGYTQSGVDSIRKTDYAARKLDLTNTNEISVRPFYYTEHFKETGITWNTTVKMVRTKFVGDADNPEWDYITADLFDEECVTVHTLNMTLGAKQFDDSFGQKLVLSTTLPPQVDRYYGTLTFTFPYTSLSFETGIKQKSKTDTGWKKEPFKESLSLNLGSGNFKFTQSYTYELEEKYKDSLRLSFSAYDFHATYTASYTTGYDFNETSGWVARSKKEFLPYSLSLSYVRSKKTFRYWKNRISWAPSLSSSLVYDFLRPTNSYFKFTPAITFKINEFLDIEFSSSSRNDVIYRYVQQYLGPEAKISGETNWLKDAIDSFRFDDESKRRSSGFKLENFKVSVKHDLHDWDFASSFKIEPRLVTKASSEKYYDYRPYFTISVVWRPMTGMKTKIVDEYGDWELNP; from the coding sequence ATGAAAAAATTGCCGTTCGGAATACGCTTTTTATATCTCTGCCTTTTTATCATCTTAGGAAAAGCCGTATTTGCGGATGAAAACGCTTTTTCCGATGCTAAAGATAATGCCCGCACGCATGAGCCTGAAGCTGCGGAATCTCTTAAAAAAAAAGACGACGTTACCGTAATTACCATTAAAAGAGCGGACAGAACCGGCAACAAAAAAAATGAAATTGACGGTACCGATATCATAGCGCTTGAAGGCGGCGTCGTCGTTTCTGTAGAAAAAGACGGAACCGTTACCACCATAAGCGCAGACACGATCAACTATAACCGTGCAAAAGATATGCTCTATGCGGAAGGCGCCGTAAAACTTTTGCAGACGGGTAAAGACGCAGATAATGAGACCGTCACCGCAAATTCCCTTCTTTTTAATACGGCGACCCTCGAAGGAATTTTTGACGAGGGGCGCATAGTGCAGGCAGAGACGGATTCTCTTAATATTCCGTCGGGTTCCACATTGATAGTGGCTTCGGATATCTTCGGGCGAGATGATTCGGGAACCGTAACTTTTAAAAACGGCGCCCTCACTTTTTGCGACGAAGATCCGCCGCACTGGAAAATAAAGGCGTCGCGCATATGGCTTTTACCCGGCGGGGAATTTGCCTTTTTTAACGCTCTTTTGTATGTGGGGCAAGTGCCCGTTTTTTACCTGCCGGCTTTTTGGTATCCTAAAGACGAGCTTGTCTTTAATCCCGTTTTCGGCTTCAGACAGAGGGAAGGATATTTTTTCCAGACGACGACATATATATTGGGACGCAAGCCTTTAAGCGCCTACGATGTTTCGGATCAATATTCCGACGATGACGATGAAAGCGACGAAAGCTATTACAGTTTTGTAAAACCGTCAAAGCTTAAAGAGCAGGAACGGCAGGGACTCATGCTGCATAATCTTGACGGCGATTTTAAAGGAGATACGGTAAATTATGTAAAAATCATGGCGGATTGGTATGCCTCGTTGGGTTATATGATCGGGATAGACGGAACTGTAAAACCCAAAAACGAATACGTTTCGAATTTAAAATTTAACGCCGAATTGGGTTTCAGCAATACCGTCTTTCAAAAAAACGGGGTCTACAGCCCTTACGAGCCTTCGTCGGAAAAAATTTACAGCGATTCTTCCAATTTTTTAGGAATCGAGCTTCCCTACAGATACAAGGCCGATCTGAAACTCAACGTAGATAAACCCCTGTCGATTAAGCTTTCGATGCCGTTATATTCCGATCCTTATTTTACAAGCGATTTTGACGACCGCATGGAAACTATGGATTGGATAGACTATCTGATTTCAAATCCCAGCCTTGCGTCCCAAAAAGACGATAAAAAAAAGGCTGAAATGACTTCGTTTTCATGGAATCTTTCAGGGACGTATAATATTCCCGTTCCTAAGTCTATAAAACCGTACGTTTCTTCGATTTCCGTATCGGATTTTTCATCCTCGGTTCTTTTTTCGAGTCTGAATAATTCCGTCGTAGCTTCTTCGTCAAATCCCGCTCAATGGAAGGTTTATACGCCCGAAAGAAAGTTTTTTTATCCGTCACAGATAAATCCGTTTAAAATAAGCGGAAAAATAGCCGGCACATTGCTTTCGTTCGGATCAAGCGCTTCAAATGCGTCGGGCGGCAGATCTTCTTCAAAAAATAATGAGGTTTCGGATAAAGATCTTCCTCTTATCGCCCCCGAAGAACTTGCGGACCCCGCCTTGCAGAACGGTGTTAGGCAGAACTCCGAAGATTCTGAAACGTCTTCGGCCGAATCTTTTAAAGAAGACGCCGCACAACCGCAGCTGCCGCCGACAACTCAGCCGGATTTAGCCCTGCCTGAAAGCGCTTTGCCGAAGATAGCGTTTAGTCCGCCGGCTGTAAAAAATACGGAACTGATTTCGTATTCGCTTTCGTATTTGATTTCCCCTTCATATGTATCGGAATTTTCGTATTCGTCTACGGGAATCGCCGGGCCTAGCGATTTCGACTGGAGCCGTACGAAATCTACCATGGTTTTGTTCAAATCGCCGATAAATTTGACTAGCAATTTCGGATATAAGGGAAATTTTTTAGGATTGACGGACACGTTTTTATTCGAACCGGTGTATCAATCTCACCCTTATATTTCTACGGATACTTCATACGGCGGCTATACGCAAAGCGGTGTGGATTCAATCCGCAAAACGGACTACGCGGCGCGAAAGCTCGACCTTACCAATACCAATGAAATTTCCGTCAGACCATTTTATTATACCGAGCATTTTAAAGAAACGGGAATAACGTGGAATACGACCGTAAAGATGGTACGCACAAAGTTTGTAGGCGACGCCGACAATCCCGAATGGGACTATATAACCGCCGACTTGTTCGACGAAGAATGCGTTACCGTACACACCTTGAATATGACGCTCGGAGCAAAACAGTTTGACGATTCATTCGGGCAAAAATTAGTGCTTTCGACGACCCTTCCTCCCCAGGTTGACAGATACTACGGAACATTGACGTTTACATTCCCTTATACGAGCCTTTCCTTTGAAACCGGCATAAAGCAGAAAAGCAAAACCGATACCGGCTGGAAAAAGGAACCGTTTAAAGAATCGTTGTCTTTAAATTTAGGAAGCGGGAATTTTAAATTTACGCAGTCTTATACTTATGAACTTGAAGAAAAATACAAAGATTCTCTGCGGTTGTCTTTTTCCGCCTACGATTTTCATGCGACGTACACGGCAAGTTATACTACCGGCTATGATTTCAATGAAACTTCCGGCTGGGTTGCCAGGAGCAAAAAGGAATTTTTGCCGTATTCGCTCAGTTTGTCTTACGTTCGTTCAAAAAAGACGTTCCGATATTGGAAGAACAGGATCAGCTGGGCTCCATCTCTTTCTTCAAGCCTTGTGTACGATTTTTTGCGCCCTACGAACAGTTATTTTAAATTTACTCCGGCGATCACATTTAAAATCAATGAATTTTTGGATATAGAATTTTCTTCCAGTTCCAGAAATGACGTCATATACCGCTATGTTCAGCAGTATTTGGGTCCCGAGGCAAAAATTTCGGGGGAAACAAACTGGCTTAAAGATGCGATAGATTCTTTCCGCTTTGACGACGAAAGCAAACGCAGGTCTTCGGGCTTTAAACTTGAAAATTTCAAGGTTTCCGTAAAGCACGATCTTCATGACTGGGATTTTGCTTCGTCATTTAAAATCGAACCTCGTCTTGTTACAAAGGCTTCGAGTGAAAAGTATTATGATTACAGACCGTATTTTACGATTTCCGTAGTATGGCGGCCTATGACCGGAATGAAAACTAAGATTGTCGACGAATACGGCGATTGGGAGCTCAATCCGTGA
- a CDS encoding PhoH family protein, whose protein sequence is MDSTYTIVVPDADVLARVCGTNDSNLRLIEEHLGVPVFTRGNELSVEKDDPVVQQKFRFIIDRIIDEIGDGSDGSEDMIASILHAGTHAAFETSSITVPGGIRKVYPRSVGQADYVQAMRKYDMVFCTGPAGSGKTFLAVAEALRLLMSHKKSSIILTRPIVEAGENLGFLPGDLEQKINPYLRPLFDAMTFVLPRETVRRLTESGVIEMAPLAYMRGRTLSDSVIILDEAQNASCAQMKMFLTRMGENSKVFVTGDTTQTDLPARTRSGLVNAIEILSGVSDIAKIEMSCEDVVRNPLVQKIVQAYENDKKDER, encoded by the coding sequence GTGGATTCTACATATACCATAGTAGTGCCTGACGCGGACGTCCTTGCGCGTGTATGCGGTACTAATGACAGCAACTTAAGACTTATTGAAGAGCATCTCGGCGTGCCTGTATTCACCCGTGGAAACGAACTCTCCGTCGAAAAGGATGATCCCGTCGTACAGCAAAAATTCAGATTTATTATAGACAGGATCATAGACGAGATCGGCGACGGCTCTGACGGAAGTGAAGATATGATCGCTTCGATCCTTCATGCGGGAACCCACGCCGCCTTTGAAACCAGTTCCATAACGGTTCCCGGCGGAATTCGAAAAGTGTATCCAAGGAGCGTAGGGCAAGCCGATTACGTGCAGGCTATGCGAAAGTATGACATGGTGTTTTGCACGGGTCCTGCAGGAAGCGGAAAGACCTTCCTTGCCGTTGCCGAAGCGCTCAGGCTTTTAATGTCGCATAAAAAATCGTCGATTATACTCACGCGCCCGATAGTAGAGGCGGGCGAAAACCTAGGGTTTTTGCCCGGAGATCTCGAACAAAAAATAAATCCGTATTTGCGCCCCCTATTTGATGCGATGACTTTTGTACTGCCGCGCGAAACCGTAAGACGGCTCACGGAGTCGGGCGTTATAGAGATGGCTCCGCTGGCTTATATGCGCGGACGCACTTTAAGCGACAGCGTCATAATACTTGACGAAGCTCAAAACGCTTCCTGCGCTCAAATGAAGATGTTCCTTACCCGTATGGGGGAAAATTCAAAGGTGTTTGTCACCGGCGACACAACCCAAACAGACCTTCCCGCCCGAACGCGATCCGGGCTCGTAAATGCGATAGAAATTCTTTCAGGAGTTTCCGACATAGCTAAAATTGAAATGAGCTGTGAAGATGTAGTTAGAAATCCGTTAGTCCAAAAAATAGTACAGGCGTATGAAAATGACAAAAAAGATGAAAGATAA